In a single window of the Streptacidiphilus sp. P02-A3a genome:
- a CDS encoding endonuclease/exonuclease/phosphatase family protein, protein MSQLRIATFNLLHGQSLGPDGHPLPTGPGTPAGTADPAETLAQAIAALDADVLALQEVDRYQQRSGLVDQAAVAAKALGAAEWRFAAALHGRPAPVAGWIPEPGGLGLRVYGPDEVDTATDLPAYGTALVTRLPVRQWRARRFAPAPFGLPLRVAGRRGLTPVPDEPRAALAAVLEGPNGPFTVVAAHLSFVPGWNMGQLAGIRRWIADLPAPYLLLGDFNLVGAVPRTVLGGAAVVDGLGRRSAYPRPPREPREPREPREFRESREARRARRALPRRTLLRGWRDLARTPTYPAHRPAVQFDHVLSVGIPRGAVRATSTPAVGVSDHRPLVVDLSL, encoded by the coding sequence GTGAGCCAGCTGCGCATCGCGACCTTCAACCTGCTGCACGGCCAGTCCCTGGGCCCGGACGGCCACCCGCTGCCGACCGGACCCGGCACGCCCGCCGGGACCGCCGACCCGGCCGAGACCCTGGCCCAGGCGATCGCCGCGCTGGACGCCGACGTGCTGGCGCTCCAGGAGGTGGACCGCTACCAGCAGCGCTCCGGCCTGGTCGACCAGGCCGCCGTGGCCGCCAAGGCCCTCGGCGCCGCCGAGTGGCGCTTCGCCGCCGCGCTGCACGGCCGACCGGCGCCGGTGGCGGGCTGGATCCCCGAGCCCGGCGGCCTCGGCCTGCGGGTCTACGGCCCGGACGAGGTGGACACCGCCACCGACCTGCCGGCCTACGGCACCGCACTGGTCACCCGGCTGCCGGTGCGGCAGTGGCGGGCCCGGCGGTTCGCCCCGGCCCCGTTCGGCCTGCCGCTGCGGGTGGCCGGACGGCGCGGGCTGACCCCCGTGCCGGACGAGCCGCGCGCGGCGCTGGCGGCGGTGCTGGAGGGCCCGAACGGACCGTTCACCGTGGTCGCCGCGCACCTGTCGTTCGTCCCCGGCTGGAACATGGGCCAGCTCGCCGGCATCCGCCGCTGGATCGCCGACCTGCCCGCGCCCTACCTGCTGCTCGGCGACTTCAACCTGGTCGGCGCGGTGCCCCGGACGGTGCTCGGCGGCGCGGCCGTGGTGGACGGCCTGGGTCGGCGCTCGGCGTACCCGCGCCCGCCCCGGGAGCCCCGGGAGCCCCGGGAGCCCCGGGAGTTCCGGGAGAGCCGGGAGGCCCGGCGCGCGCGGCGCGCCCTGCCCCGGCGCACGCTGCTGCGCGGGTGGCGGGACCTGGCCCGGACGCCCACCTATCCGGCGCACCGCCCGGCCGTCCAGTTCGACCACGTACTGTCGGTCGGCATCCCGCGCGGCGCGGTGCGGGCGACCAGCACCCCGGCCGTGGGCGTGTCCGACCACCGGCCGCTGGTGGTCGACCTCTCGCTCTGA